The [Clostridium] scindens ATCC 35704 nucleotide sequence AGGTAAGTCCTGAGATTCTTTCTAGTTCCTGTACTCTCTGCTTACTCAGCTCTTCAACTTTCGCCTCGCGCTGCCTAAGCTGTTCTTCTTTCGCTGTAAACCCTGCTTCACGCTTCTCAATTGCATCTGCCTTTTTTTCTAAAGCCTCTTCTTTGGAAAGAACGCGTTTCTCGTATCTCTGCAATTCTGCCCTACGTTCCTTAGTCTCTTTCTCAAGTTCATTCTTGTTCTTGATAGACTCTTCCTTAATTTCCAAGAGAGACTCCTTTTTCTTGGCCTCAGCTGTCTTTACCGCATCATCAATAATCTCTCTGGCTTTGCTATCTGCATTTCCAATCTTAGATTCTGCATTCTTCTTCAGATTAGAAACCGTCACAAAGTGGCTGATCACCGCTGCAGCTATGATAGATACAATGATTACAGCAATCGCTATTCCTATCGGCACAGGAGCACCTCCTTATTTAATTTTCATTGTACAAATACAACACTTAAATTTTATACTGTTTTCACAAAGATGTCAAGCATTCCACTCAGAAACTTGTATCACTTGACGGATGTCTTCGTAATGGAAGCCTTTGCGTACCAGATATCCCAGTATTTTCTGGGTTTGCGCATGGTCTGCCGTATGCGGATCATACTTTTTCTTCTGTAAAATTGCCTCAATTGCCGCCCGGGAATCCTCATTTCCATAACATTCCTCAAAGGCCTGCTCGATCAATTCCTTCTCCACGCCCTTCTGGCTCAAGGCTGCATACAGTTCTTTCCGGCTCTTCTTATCCTTCCGGCTCTCGATAAAACTTCTCGCATATTCCATATCATCGATATACCCAAAGGATTTTACATACTCCACGGCCTCTCCTACAATGTCTTCCGGATATCCGCCAAGCGCAAGCTTGCTCCTTAACTGGGATTCAGTACGCCCCATATCGGTCAGCAGATGCATGGCCCGTAGTTTGGCCCGCTTAAGCACGATATCATTACGTATCCTTTGATACTGCGCTTCCTCAAGAAGGCCGTCTTCCTCTATCTGATAGCGGGACAGTTCGCCTTTGTATAATACAAAGGCGAACTGTCCGTCCAGATATATCTTATATTTTGACTTCGTCACCGGCTCTATCTTCGTCACCGTCATCCTTATGCTTCCTCTTTCGCCTTTCTGCCTGTTGCCTTCTTCTCTTCCGACTTCTCTTCTCCTGCAGCAGATGCCGGATCCCGGTCAAGGTCATAGTGTTCCCGAATCTTCTTCTCCAGTTCTTCCATCACTTCCGGATGCTCAGCCAGATATGACTTGGCGTTCTCCCGGCCCTGGCCGATCTTATTGCCATTATATGCAAACCAGGCTCCGCTTTTGTTGACCAGGTCAATGCTTACTGCCAGATCCAGGATGTCACCCTCCTTGGATATGCCTTTTCCGAACATGATATCAAATTCTGCTTCCTTAAACGGAGGCGCGATCTTATTCTTCACGATCTTGACACGGGTCCTGTTCCCCACCATCTCGCCGCTCTGCTTCAGAGTCTCTATCCTTCTGACATCCATACGGATGGAAGCATAGAACTTCAGCGCCCGGCCTCCCGTGGTTGTCTCAGGATTGCCAAACATAACCCCTACTTTCTCTCTTAACTGGTTAATGAAGATAACGACGCAGTTAGACTTGCTGATAACCGGAGTCAGTTTGCGGAGTGCCTGGGACATCAGCCTTGCCTGGAGTCCTACGTGGCTGTCCCCCATATCTCCCTCGATCTCCTGCCTTGGAACCAGGGCAGCAACCGAGTCTACCACTATGATATCCATAGCGCCGGATCTTACCATGGTCTCAGCAATCTCAAGCGCCTGATCCCCGCTGTCAGGCTGCGAAATATATAGTTCATCTATATCAACGCCGATATTCTTGGCATAGGCCGGATCCAGGGCATGCTCTGCGTCAATGAATCCTGCGATTCCTCCGCGCTTCTGGACCTCTGCAATCATATGTAATGCAACCGTCGTCTTACCACTGGATTCCGGGCCATATACCTCGACCACGCGCCCCTTCGGAACGCCGCCAAGCCCCAGCGCCAGATCAAGGCTTAAGGAACCTGTGGGAATCGTCTCCACTGCCACTTGAGCCGCCGGATCGCCCAGTTTCATAACCGTGCCTTTTCCAAAATCCTTCTCCAACTTTGCTATCGCTGCATCCAATGCCCGCTTCTTATCATCACTTGCCATAACATATTCTCCTTCTCGCTTATCGAACGAACGTTCGTTCTATGATTAATATACTATTATAATTGCTTCAAAATGTCAATATAAAATTCCTTAAAACCTTGGAAACGCCCATACAGAATTGCACGGGGCAGAAAACACGAATATCATCCGAAATCACTATTAAAATATCATACCTCTCCCCTATCCGTCAACAGGCAGCCGCAAATTACGAAATTACGGCTGCCCGCTTCTCTGATAGTATTTTTCTCTTTCCTTCTCCCAGTATATTTTGTCTTCTTCGTTAATCTTTCTTAAGACTCTGCACTCCTTGCAATGGCTGTAATCTTCCAGTTCTTTGATATTCAGTTCGATCATACGGCAGCGTTGGATTCCTCAACCTCGCGCACCCTGTCTTCTATGCCATACTGCCGGAAATACGCTCTTACTTTTTCTATAGACATGTTCTTATCTTCCTTATAAATCATGCTACCACTATAAGATTACAGAAGAAGAAAAGCAGCCTTGCGGCTGCTTTTCTACAGGCATACTCTTTGAAGCGCCTGATTCAGGCACCACAACACGCTTCTCTTTTCTACTTTTCTATCCGTCACCACATCAAAGGATGCAATCTCCTTTCCTTCCAGAAGATATTGAATCTCCCCTACCTTCTGCCCCTTCTTTAGCGGGGCTTTGAGGTGGTCTTTTACCTTCCTTTTGACCTCTGCCTTTTCATCTGCCTTCAGAAGGGCATTAACTTCTTTTTCTCCCCCCTTGACTACGGCCTGCACCTTGGATTCCCTCTTATAAGGATTCCCGGCCGATACTCCTTCCTGAACTCTAATCTGGGAAAGGGCGGGTTCCTCCCATACATTCCGGTACTCATAATTGGCAAGCCCATATTCCATCAAGGCCTTGGTATCCTTCCACTTATAGTCCTTATTATTGGGCCATCCGCAGGCCAGCAGCGCCACGATAAACGTCTTGCCGTCCTTCCTCAGCGCGCCTACATAGCAGTATCCCGCATCGCCGGTAAATCCTGTCTTTCCCGTCAGCGCGCCATCCATCATATCCAGGAAAGCATTGTGGTTATTGCAGGAGAATTCACGGTCTCCTGCCACATTGGTAAAATGATAATTCTTAGTGCCTGTGATCTCAAGGAATTCATCCTTTTTTGGAGATTCCATGATGCAGTAGCGCATAATAGAGGCCAGATCCCTGGCCGTTGTAGAGTGGGTTCCTCCATCATCGTAAGCGTCAAGCCCGTTGGGCGTCACAAAATATGTATCCTTGCATCCGATTTCCTCCGCCTTCTGGTTCATCAGTCCTGCAAATGCCTCCACGGAGCCTGCGATTCCTTCCGCAACCACTACTGCGCTGTCGTTGTGGGATTCCAGCATCAGGGAATACAGAATATCCTTCAGATAGTACTCTTCTTTTCCCCTGACCCCCAGCCTGACTTTGGGCTGGCTGGCCGCATAATCGGAGGCCGCCACGATCTGTCCCTCTTCCATATTCTCCAGGGCCATTATGCACGTCATTATCTTTGTCGTGCTGGCCATAGGCTTTGCCTCGTTTTCATTCTTTCCAAATAAAACACGCCCACTGTCAGCATCCATCAATACTGCTGACTGGGCGTACAGATTATCCGGCTCGTCCGCGGCATCCGACTCTTTCGCCTGGGCGCTAAAAGGCTGGATCAACAAAATACAAGCAAGGAGAATTCCTAATAATCGGTTCTTTCTCATCTGCCACACCATACATCACCATGTTATTGCAATATATGTAGGCCGGGTTAAGACTATTCTTAAAGAAGTATCAGATATCCAATTTTAACTGGATCTCTTCTTCCGCCTCTTCCTTAAAACTTTCCATCTGCTCAGGATTCAGGCTTGGCAGATCCTCTACCGACTGGATGCTGAACCTTCGAAGGAACTCTTCCGTCGTGCCAAACAAGATCGGCTTGCCAGGAGCCTCCATCCTGCCTTTCTCGCACACCAGGTTATACTCCACCAGCTTGTTAACGGCATGGTCTGATTTCACGCCCCGGATCTTCTCGATCTCCAGTTTCGTAACTGGCTGCTTATAGGCGATAATGGACAGCGTCTCCAGCAGGACGTCTGTCAGCACGTACTTCTTGGGCTGCTTCGCCACCCGGATCAGATACTCGTACATCTGCGTCTTCGTACACATCTGAAACGCATCTTCAAGTTCGATAATCCTGACGCCCCTGTCTTCTGCCTCATACTTGTCCATCATTCTATGTATGATCTTTCTGGTCGTCTCTTCGTCATGCTCGATAGCGGCCGCAATCTTATTCAGTTCCACCGACTCGCCCATGGTGAAAAGAATCGCCTCTATCACGCCTTCTAATTTGTTGATTTCCACTTCTTCCATACTACCTTTCCCACACTTAAGATTCACGTTTCGGCAGAATCATAATATCATCAAATGGCTGTTCCTGCCGGATCATGATCACGCCTTCCTTCATTAACTGCAAAATGGCAAGGAACGTTACCACGATCTGCGTTTTGGAACTCTGCTTCTTCAGCAGTTCCCGGAAACTGAATCTGCCATGGCTTTTCGCATATTCCGTGACATAATCAAGCTTATCCGGTAATGTGACTTCTTCCTTTTCAATCTTGCCAAATTTGCTGCGGACAGGGTCGATCTTATCCACCTGCTTCTTCATCACATCCTTAAAGATGCGGTTCAGTTTGGAAAGGGTCAGATCCCCCAGCAGGGCATCCAGATCTACCGGCTCTACATAGCCCAGCACTTCCTGTGGAATCGTAGGCGCCTTATACATCACCTGCTCGCCCTCTACCTGCCTGTCCCGCAGTTCATAGGACATATACTTGTACATCTTGTACTCCAGCAGCTGCTCCACCAGTTCCTGCCTGGGATCCTCTTCTTCTCCCTCCTCATTGACTTCCTTCGGAAGAAGCATTCTGCATTTAATATCCAGAAGTGTCGCAGCCATCACAAGAAACTCGCTCATGATGTTCAAATCTTCCTTGTCCATGGCCTTGATGTAGTCCATATACTGGCTCGTGATCTCCACAATCGGAATATCATAGATATCGATCTTATTTTTATCTATCAAATGTAGAAGCAGGTCCAGCGGTCCTTCGAAGACCTGCAGTTTTACCGGAATTCCCATAGATATCCCTCACACCCTATCTTTTATCGTCACAATTGTATTATTATACAGGATTTTCCTTCTTTTCACAAGTTTTAATCCTCATTCAGCACAAGAACTACCATTTCCGCCGGATTTAACAGACGGATGGGGACGGAGTGGGCGCCTAAGCCCTTGCTTACGACAACCGTAGCATCCTCTTCCCTGTATATGTCTCCCGAATATTTGGGAAACAAGGTGAGGTCCGGAGCAATCACGCCGCCGATTCCCGGAATCCTTACGATTCCGCCATGGAGATGTCCGGAAAGTATCAGATCTGCTCCCCATTTCCTGTATGCCTCCACATAGGCAGGATTATGGGCCAGCAGTATCTGGTAGGAGGAATCCGCCGCCCCTACCCTGGACTCGATCTCTTCTTCTTCCATCGGCCGCCTTCCAAACTTTCTGTAGCCGTCAAGTCCGATCTCAAGTCCGGTAATGCAGATGCCGGCGCCATCCCATGGAATCCTTACGGACTCATTTTCAAGAAATACGATCCCCGCGCTGCAAAGCCGGCTCTGATAGTCCTTATAGGACTGGCTATATGCTTCTGGCCTTTCTTTTAACTTCTGCTCATGGTTTCCATTGGCATAGTATACCTTGCAGATGGACGGAAGGCGGCAAAGAAAGCGAAGCGTGTCTTCATAGGAATTTCCGTCCTTTCTTACCAGCATGTCCCCGCCAATCAGGATCAGATCCGGCCGGGCGCTGATAATTGCCTGAAACAGCCTCCCATTCTCCTCTCCATAACTGTAGTTATGCAGATCGCTCAAGAATACGATCCGCTTCTCTTCCTGTAGCCCCATTAACTTAGGGGATGCAATTTTATATACCGTTGTTCTGAATCCATGCAGTTCCCGGATATTCTCAACGATCATTCCCAAGATGATGATTACAATAGCAATGATTAGAATATTCAACCTATCTTCTCCTTTAACTCCCGAAGCGGCCACCATCCTTACGGCATGTCCGCCTTAATCATTATATAATTAATCTTTGGAATTTGCAATCTTCTATATGGACAGCAAAGATAGGGGGATAGCCCCCTATCTTCTACAGCAGGAATTTTTTGACGGTGTCGCCCATCGCGCTTTTATAACTGATCTCATCCACCGATTCAGCAGCCACGATGTCTATGCTGCCGATCTCTTTTCCACTTAAGAAATATTTTGCTTTTCCCACCTTGTCGCCTTTCTTCACGGGTGCCTTGATCTTCTTGTTCAAGGCCTCTTTACGCTCAATGGTCTTAAGGTCCGCTCCAGTAATGTCTACATAGGCAAAGGGCGTCTTCTGCCGTACCTTTACCGTCTCCGCTACCCCCCGTGATACTTTTGCAGGCTGAATGGATTTTGCCTTCTCTTCCTCATACTTATTGCATTTCCCAAACCCGTAATTGAGCAGCGTGGTAGCGTCCGTAAACCGCTGCTTGTGATCCGGAGCCGCCATAATTACTGCGATCAATTCCATCCCGTCTTTCTTGGCGGTTGCTGACACGCAGTATTTGGCCTTATCCGTGGAACCTGTTTTCAGGCCGGTAGCATATTCATACTGCCTTACCAGCTTGTTCGTGTTAGTCAGGCCGAACTCTGTGGTTCCTTTTTTCGTCGTATGCGTGATATTCTCCATCCATATCATAGAGTAGTCGTGAATCTGCGGATATGTAGTGATCAATTCTCTTGACATCAGCGCTATGTCGCGGGCAGTGGTCAGATGTCCATCCGTATCCAGCCCATTGCAGTTTACGAAATGCGTATTTTCCATTCCCAGGCCTTTCGCCCTCTGATTCATCTGCTTTACAAATTCTTCTTCATTGCCGCAGATGTACTCGGCCATTGCCACGCAGGCATCATTTGCGCTGGCAACGGCGATGCATTTGATCATCGTATCTACCGTCTGCGTCTCACCCGGTTCCAGGAACACCTGGGAGCCTCCCATGGAGGCGGCATATTCGGATGTGGAGACTTCATCTTTCAGGCTGATCTTTCCGGAATCCAGAGCGTCAAAGATCAGAAGCAGCGTCATGATCTTGGTCACGCTGGCCGGAGGTCTCTGCTCATCTGCATCCTTTTCATATATGATCTGACCGGTGGACGCTTCCATCAGGATTGCGGATGGAGCGCCGACCTGGGGGCCAGCCTCATTCCCTGTGCTGCCGGCGGCCTGCCCCCCGGCAGAGTCTTTGGTATCGGCGGCCTCCTGCCCTTCGGCGGGTTCCTGCGTATTGGAGTTCTTTTGCGTTTCATCGTTATCTTCTGCTTCCCCCTGTGCATCCGTATACAGGACTGGTTCCTTGACCGGCATTGCAAATACGGGCTGTACACAGAGCAAGGCGCTTAAAATTGCTGCCAGAATCTGTTTCATGCGACAACTCCTCGTAGGTATCAATCTATTATTACCATTGTAATGGGCAGCCTCCAAAAATATGCCAATAGTCGAAGAAGTAATTCCATAAATCGGCAAAAAGGGTTCGCCAACCTGGCTTCCATCCAGATATTGAAGTCTGCATATAGAAAAAAGCACCCGACAGGTCTTATTTCATCCTGCCTGGTGCTTTTTCTAATCAGTTGTTGCTAAAATATGATCCTGCTTATTTGCCAGCCATCTGTTTCTCTTGCTGTTCGATCATTTTCTTAACCATATATCCGCCGACAGAACCATTCTGTCTAGATGTCAGGTCTCCGTTGTATCCGTCTGTTAACGGTACTCCTAATTCGTTTGCAACCTCATATTTGAATTTGTCCAATGCACCCTTTGCTTCAGGTACGGCTGCTCTGTTTGATGAACGACTTGCCATTGTCATACTCCTCCTTCTTGTAACTTTGTAACTTTTTGCTTTGTTGTTACAACCATAGTATATGGAGGAATCAGATTATTACACTAGAAGTTCCTTCATGTTTTGGAAGATTTTTCAACCAGCCGTTTTCATCATTTAAAAGCAGATCCGCGGCCTCATTTGCCATTTGGAGCACCTTCGCATCCTGGAATACGTCGCCCAGCTTAAAGTCCATCATGCCGCTTTGGCGGATTCCAAAGAGATCTCCCGGGCCGCGCAGCCTCAAGTCTTCGCTGGCAATCTTGAAACCGTCGTTGGATTCATTCAGGATATTCAGCCGTTCTCTGGTTTCTTTTGCCTTGGAGCCGCTCATGAAGATACAGTAGGACTGATGCTTTCCTCTTCCCACCCGGCCTCTTAGCTGATGAAGCTGGGCCAGTCCGAACCGCTCGGCATTCTCGATCATCATGACCGTGGCATTGGGCACATCGATTCCTACCTCGATCACCGTGGTAGATACCAGTATCTGTATCTCGCAGCGTCCGAACCGCTCCATGATATCATCCTTCTCGGCCTGCCGCATCCTCCCATGGAGACAGGAAACTACGATGCCTTTTCCCATCTCTTCCTGCAGCATGGCCGCATAGTCCAATACATTCTCCACTTCCAGCTGCTCGCTTTCTTCCACCATCGGACAGATCACATAGCATTGCCTGCCTTCTCCTACCTGCTTTTTCATAAACGCATAGGCCGTCTTCCGGTAACCGGTTTCCACCACGCAGTTCTTGATCGGCAGACGGTTTGCCGGAAGTTCGTCAATCACGGAGATGTCCAAGTCGCCATATAGGATGATCGCCAGCGTTCTGGGGATTGGCGTCGCGCTCATGACCAGCACATGGGGCATTCCGCCTTTCCTTGCAAACGCCTCCCTTTGCTTGACTCCGAACCGATGCTGCTCATCCGTGACTACCAGCGCCAGGCAATCATAATAGACCCGATCCTGGATCAGCGCGTGGGTTCCTATGATGATCCTGGCATATCCGCATTCGATCCGATCATAGGCTCGTCTCTTTTCTTTTGCCGTCATGGATCCGGTGAGAAGTTCTACTTTAATCTTTATCCCGTATTCTTCCAGCAGCCGGGTAATCGAATCATAGTGCTGCCGTGCCAGGACTTCCGTCGGCGCCATCATGGCTCCCTGATATCCATTTAGCGCAACGCTGATAAGAGCCAGTACCGCCACGATCGTCTTCCCGGATCCTACATCTCCTTGTACCAGCCTTGACATGGCGGTATCTGATGCCATGTCATGGGCAATCTCATCCCATACTTTCTTCTGGGCTTTCGTAAGCTCATATGGCAGCCTTCCAATCAATTCATCCACTTCCGGCTTCCTTTGGACAATGTATTCATTCTCTATCCTTTCATTTTTATCCTTCATCTTTCGGATAGACAGGATGAACTCTAAGAATTCCTCGAATACAAGCCGCTCCCTGGCATGATAGAACACTTCCTTGTCCTCCGGGAAATGAATGCCCCGGATGGCATAGTTATATTCAGCAAGCCCATACTTGAGACGAAGCTCGTCCGGAAGCGTTTCACGGGTCAGGTCCAGCTGGGACAGCGCCTGATGCATAGCCTTGGCCACCACATTGTTGGACAGGCCTGCAGTCAGCCCATAGACCGGCTGCAGCGTGTGAATCTTCTCCTCATACTTCCCGGCCGGATAGAAGATTTCCGGGTGCTCCATCGCAAGGCCGCCCTTGCGGCTTGTAACCCTGCCTCTAAGTATGATCTTTCCGCCCCCCGCGAGCGTGTTCCGCAGAAAAGGCATCCGAAACCAGACTGCCTTGATGGTACCGGTCAGATCTTTGACATGGATGGTCGTCACCTGCATATTACGGTTTCCCGATACCTGGACTCTTCCGAAGATAGCCCCGGCCACCGTCTGGACCTTTCCTTCCTCCACTTCGCTGATCGGTACAGGATCTTCATAGACATCATAGCCTCTGGGATAATACCTGATTAAGTCTCCCACCGTAGAGACTCCTACCTTTTCAAATAGTTTCTGGGTCTTTTCGCCTATTCCTTTTAATTCTTTTATGCTTGTGTTTTCTATCATATCCGCTCCATCATAAAAAGAAGCCAGCCCCCCGCTCCAAAGGGACAATACCCTATGGCCTTAAGAGGTCTGGCCCTATCTTATATTCTGCCTGAAAATAATTCGTTTATTCAACCGCCAGCACATAATAGTAGATCGGCTGGCCTCCAAAATGGGCATCCACGTCTACGTCAGGATACAGGCTCTCCACTTCTTCGGTAAATCTCTGCGCGTCCTCTTCCCTTACTTCTTCTCCGTAGTAAAGGCTGATGAGTTCTGAATCCTCGTCTACCAGCTGGGACAGCATCTCCTTCGTCGTCTCTTCGATTCCCTTGCCCACTGCCAGAATGCCGCTGTCGCCGATGCCCATGATATCTCCCTCATGGATCTCCTTGTCGTCAATCTTCGTATCCCTGACAGCATAAGTCACCTGCCCGGATTTGACATTCTTGATCTCTTCCAGCATCGTCTCTTCATTCGTCTTTGCATCCGCATCCGGAACAAAATTAATAATCGCAGTAATTCCCTGAGGAACCGTCTTGGTTGGAATGACGATAATCTCCTTGTCCTTCACGAGCGCCTTTGCCTGATTCGCAGCAAGTACGATATTCTTGTTGTTAGGCAGGATGAAAATACTGTCGGCATTCACCTGATCAATGGCATTGAGCATATCCTCGGTACTCGGATTCATAGTCTGCCCGCCCTCGATAATATAGTCTGCGCCTAATTCCTTGAATATCTCATTCAACCCTTCTCCGATGGAGACCGTGATGAATCCCATCGCTTTTCTCGGCTCATCAGGCTTCTTCGGCGTTTCCTTTGCCGCGTCCTGCGCTGCCAGTTTTTCTGCGTCCTTAATCAATTTTTCCTGATGCTCTTCCCGCATATTGTCTATCTTCATGCGGGACAGCTGGCCGAATGTCAGGGCCTTCTGGATCGCAAGCCCCGGATCATTGGTGTGCACATGCACCTTTACCACGTCATCATCCGCTACGCAGACGATGGAATCACCGATGGAGCTTAAGTATGCCTTGAACTCCTGCTCATTGTCTTCCGTAAATTCCTTCTCTGTCAGAATAATGAATTCTGTACAGTAGCCAAACTTGATATCTACCGGCTCCTGTGAATTGATCTTCACTGCTCCCGCAGATGCTGACGCATTCTTTGGCGCAATGGCGCTGTAGTCAATCTCCTTGCCCTGGAAGGCATCGTATGCGCCTTTAATTACTTCAAGAAGTCCCTGGCCGCCGGAATCCACTACCCCCGCTTCCTTCAGTACCGGAAGCATATCCGGAGTCTTCTCAAGCACCGCCTTAGCATGCTCGATGACTGCAGGGATGAACTCTTCCAAGTCTTCCGTCTCCCCTGCCATCTCCGCCGCTTTTTCAGCAATTCCGCTGGCAACGGTAAGGATGGTTCCCTCCTTTGGCTTCATGACTGCCTTATAAGCCGTATCTCTTGCCCTGGCGCAGGCAGCTGCTAATGACAGCACGTCTATCTCTTTCTCTTCACGGATCGACTTGGTGAATCCTCTGAGCAGCTGGGATAGGATTACGCCCGAATTCCCTCGTGCCCCGCGCAGGGAGCCTGATGATATGGCCTTCGCCAAATCCTTCATGTCCGGCTTCTCAAGCGCCATCACTTCCTTCGCCGCTGATATGATCGTCAGA carries:
- a CDS encoding regulatory protein RecX, encoding MTVTKIEPVTKSKYKIYLDGQFAFVLYKGELSRYQIEEDGLLEEAQYQRIRNDIVLKRAKLRAMHLLTDMGRTESQLRSKLALGGYPEDIVGEAVEYVKSFGYIDDMEYARSFIESRKDKKSRKELYAALSQKGVEKELIEQAFEECYGNEDSRAAIEAILQKKKYDPHTADHAQTQKILGYLVRKGFHYEDIRQVIQVSEWNA
- the recA gene encoding recombinase RecA — protein: MASDDKKRALDAAIAKLEKDFGKGTVMKLGDPAAQVAVETIPTGSLSLDLALGLGGVPKGRVVEVYGPESSGKTTVALHMIAEVQKRGGIAGFIDAEHALDPAYAKNIGVDIDELYISQPDSGDQALEIAETMVRSGAMDIIVVDSVAALVPRQEIEGDMGDSHVGLQARLMSQALRKLTPVISKSNCVVIFINQLREKVGVMFGNPETTTGGRALKFYASIRMDVRRIETLKQSGEMVGNRTRVKIVKNKIAPPFKEAEFDIMFGKGISKEGDILDLAVSIDLVNKSGAWFAYNGNKIGQGRENAKSYLAEHPEVMEELEKKIREHYDLDRDPASAAGEEKSEEKKATGRKAKEEA
- a CDS encoding D-alanyl-D-alanine carboxypeptidase family protein, which gives rise to MVWQMRKNRLLGILLACILLIQPFSAQAKESDAADEPDNLYAQSAVLMDADSGRVLFGKNENEAKPMASTTKIMTCIMALENMEEGQIVAASDYAASQPKVRLGVRGKEEYYLKDILYSLMLESHNDSAVVVAEGIAGSVEAFAGLMNQKAEEIGCKDTYFVTPNGLDAYDDGGTHSTTARDLASIMRYCIMESPKKDEFLEITGTKNYHFTNVAGDREFSCNNHNAFLDMMDGALTGKTGFTGDAGYCYVGALRKDGKTFIVALLACGWPNNKDYKWKDTKALMEYGLANYEYRNVWEEPALSQIRVQEGVSAGNPYKRESKVQAVVKGGEKEVNALLKADEKAEVKRKVKDHLKAPLKKGQKVGEIQYLLEGKEIASFDVVTDRKVEKRSVLWCLNQALQRVCL
- the scpB gene encoding SMC-Scp complex subunit ScpB, coding for MEEVEINKLEGVIEAILFTMGESVELNKIAAAIEHDEETTRKIIHRMMDKYEAEDRGVRIIELEDAFQMCTKTQMYEYLIRVAKQPKKYVLTDVLLETLSIIAYKQPVTKLEIEKIRGVKSDHAVNKLVEYNLVCEKGRMEAPGKPILFGTTEEFLRRFSIQSVEDLPSLNPEQMESFKEEAEEEIQLKLDI
- a CDS encoding segregation and condensation protein A, whose protein sequence is MGIPVKLQVFEGPLDLLLHLIDKNKIDIYDIPIVEITSQYMDYIKAMDKEDLNIMSEFLVMAATLLDIKCRMLLPKEVNEEGEEEDPRQELVEQLLEYKMYKYMSYELRDRQVEGEQVMYKAPTIPQEVLGYVEPVDLDALLGDLTLSKLNRIFKDVMKKQVDKIDPVRSKFGKIEKEEVTLPDKLDYVTEYAKSHGRFSFRELLKKQSSKTQIVVTFLAILQLMKEGVIMIRQEQPFDDIMILPKRES
- a CDS encoding metallophosphoesterase; its protein translation is MVAASGVKGEDRLNILIIAIVIIILGMIVENIRELHGFRTTVYKIASPKLMGLQEEKRIVFLSDLHNYSYGEENGRLFQAIISARPDLILIGGDMLVRKDGNSYEDTLRFLCRLPSICKVYYANGNHEQKLKERPEAYSQSYKDYQSRLCSAGIVFLENESVRIPWDGAGICITGLEIGLDGYRKFGRRPMEEEEIESRVGAADSSYQILLAHNPAYVEAYRKWGADLILSGHLHGGIVRIPGIGGVIAPDLTLFPKYSGDIYREEDATVVVSKGLGAHSVPIRLLNPAEMVVLVLNED
- a CDS encoding D-alanyl-D-alanine carboxypeptidase family protein, which produces MKQILAAILSALLCVQPVFAMPVKEPVLYTDAQGEAEDNDETQKNSNTQEPAEGQEAADTKDSAGGQAAGSTGNEAGPQVGAPSAILMEASTGQIIYEKDADEQRPPASVTKIMTLLLIFDALDSGKISLKDEVSTSEYAASMGGSQVFLEPGETQTVDTMIKCIAVASANDACVAMAEYICGNEEEFVKQMNQRAKGLGMENTHFVNCNGLDTDGHLTTARDIALMSRELITTYPQIHDYSMIWMENITHTTKKGTTEFGLTNTNKLVRQYEYATGLKTGSTDKAKYCVSATAKKDGMELIAVIMAAPDHKQRFTDATTLLNYGFGKCNKYEEEKAKSIQPAKVSRGVAETVKVRQKTPFAYVDITGADLKTIERKEALNKKIKAPVKKGDKVGKAKYFLSGKEIGSIDIVAAESVDEISYKSAMGDTVKKFLL
- a CDS encoding alpha/beta-type small acid-soluble spore protein; this translates as MASRSSNRAAVPEAKGALDKFKYEVANELGVPLTDGYNGDLTSRQNGSVGGYMVKKMIEQQEKQMAGK
- the recG gene encoding ATP-dependent DNA helicase RecG, whose product is MIENTSIKELKGIGEKTQKLFEKVGVSTVGDLIRYYPRGYDVYEDPVPISEVEEGKVQTVAGAIFGRVQVSGNRNMQVTTIHVKDLTGTIKAVWFRMPFLRNTLAGGGKIILRGRVTSRKGGLAMEHPEIFYPAGKYEEKIHTLQPVYGLTAGLSNNVVAKAMHQALSQLDLTRETLPDELRLKYGLAEYNYAIRGIHFPEDKEVFYHARERLVFEEFLEFILSIRKMKDKNERIENEYIVQRKPEVDELIGRLPYELTKAQKKVWDEIAHDMASDTAMSRLVQGDVGSGKTIVAVLALISVALNGYQGAMMAPTEVLARQHYDSITRLLEEYGIKIKVELLTGSMTAKEKRRAYDRIECGYARIIIGTHALIQDRVYYDCLALVVTDEQHRFGVKQREAFARKGGMPHVLVMSATPIPRTLAIILYGDLDISVIDELPANRLPIKNCVVETGYRKTAYAFMKKQVGEGRQCYVICPMVEESEQLEVENVLDYAAMLQEEMGKGIVVSCLHGRMRQAEKDDIMERFGRCEIQILVSTTVIEVGIDVPNATVMMIENAERFGLAQLHQLRGRVGRGKHQSYCIFMSGSKAKETRERLNILNESNDGFKIASEDLRLRGPGDLFGIRQSGMMDFKLGDVFQDAKVLQMANEAADLLLNDENGWLKNLPKHEGTSSVII
- a CDS encoding DAK2 domain-containing protein, producing MATKTINVDMLAKMFLAGAQNIEAQKEFINELNVFPVPDGDTGTNMSLTIISAAKEVMALEKPDMKDLAKAISSGSLRGARGNSGVILSQLLRGFTKSIREEKEIDVLSLAAACARARDTAYKAVMKPKEGTILTVASGIAEKAAEMAGETEDLEEFIPAVIEHAKAVLEKTPDMLPVLKEAGVVDSGGQGLLEVIKGAYDAFQGKEIDYSAIAPKNASASAGAVKINSQEPVDIKFGYCTEFIILTEKEFTEDNEQEFKAYLSSIGDSIVCVADDDVVKVHVHTNDPGLAIQKALTFGQLSRMKIDNMREEHQEKLIKDAEKLAAQDAAKETPKKPDEPRKAMGFITVSIGEGLNEIFKELGADYIIEGGQTMNPSTEDMLNAIDQVNADSIFILPNNKNIVLAANQAKALVKDKEIIVIPTKTVPQGITAIINFVPDADAKTNEETMLEEIKNVKSGQVTYAVRDTKIDDKEIHEGDIMGIGDSGILAVGKGIEETTKEMLSQLVDEDSELISLYYGEEVREEDAQRFTEEVESLYPDVDVDAHFGGQPIYYYVLAVE